One part of the Eucalyptus grandis isolate ANBG69807.140 chromosome 10, ASM1654582v1, whole genome shotgun sequence genome encodes these proteins:
- the LOC104422651 gene encoding SUPPRESSOR OF GAMMA RESPONSE 1 isoform X2 encodes MAKSWLVDGRSIAKKVKNATLSTSCQIKDCGANRECPNCHFFIDNTDVSPEWPGLPAGVKFDPSDGELLEHLAAKCGIGNSRQHVLIDEFIPTLEWNEGICYTHPENLPGVNKDGRSVHFFHRTMNAYATGQRKRRKIHDQHNLNREDVRWHKTGKTKPVAIDGVHIGWQKIMVLYKSSKKGSKAAKSNWVMHQYHLGADKEEKDGEYVVSKIFLQQPKETEKNNNNNKENNESMDIDYQDVTTLQTNPRTPKPNPLNPHQTEKFGLLDDVAEGDMKSSDQDIFKDIQLEDDELYPEWLAGESQPLEDFDFGYIDGLLFHEEPSRSHSPSNDRGCNLVPPTSLPEINEVVNEVVTDENATYGISELAKLDFDSPPDFLHPELPFGSQEGIFEWLGRI; translated from the exons ATGGCGAA GAGCTGGCTTGTCGatggcagatcaatagcaaagaaagtgaaaaatgcTACCTTGTCCACTTCTTGTCAGATCAAAGACTGTGGTGCAAATCGCGAATGCccaaattgtcatttttttatcGATAACACTGAT GTTTCACCGGAATGGCCTGGCCTTCCTGCTGGAGTAAAATTTGATCCTTCTGATGGTGAGCTCTTGGAGCACTTGGCAGCAAAATGTGGCATTGGAAACTCAAGACAGCACGTGCTGATTGATGAATTTATTCCCACACTTGAGTGGAACGAAGGAATTTGTTATACTCATCCTGAAAATCTTCCTG GTGTCAATAAAGATGGAAGAAGTGTCCATTTCTTTCACAGGACCATGAATGCTTACGCCACTGGACAACGAAAGCGTCGTAAAATTCATGATCAGCATAATCTGAACAGAGAGGATGTTCGCTGGCACAAGACTGGCAAGACCAAACCTGTTGCCATTGATGGAGTTCATATCGGATGGCAGAAAATAATGGTTCtttacaaaagttcaaagaaggGGTCAAAGGCTGCTAAATCCAATTGGGTGATGCATCAATATCATTTGGGCGCAGACAAGGAGGAGAAGGATGGGGAATATGTGGTCTCCAAGATCTTCCTTCAGCAACCCAAGGAGActgaaaagaataataataataataaggagAATAATGAAAGTATGGATATTGATTATCAGGATGTAACGACTCTTCAAACTAATCCAAGGACCCCTAAACCAAATCCTCTCAATCCACATCAAACAGAAAAATTTGGTCTGCTTGATGATGTCGCTGAGGGAGATATGAAGTCATCTGATCAG GATATATTTAAGGATATTCAGCTCGAGGATGATGAGCTGTATCCTGAATGGTTGGCTGGTGAATCTCAGCCTCTGGAAGACTTTGATTTTGGTTACATTGACGGGCTTTTGTTTCACGAAGAGCCTTCCCGGTCTCATTCTCCCTCCAATGATAGAGGATGCAATCTCGTGCCTCCAACATCACTTCCGGAGATAAATGAGGTGGTAAATGAGGTAGTAACCGACGAAAATGCAACCTATGGGATCTCTGAACTTGCGAAACTAGACTTTGATTCTCCACCAGATTTCCTGCATCCT GAGCTGCCATTTGGTTCCCAAGAGGGCATATTTGAATGGTTAGGACGCATATGA
- the LOC104422652 gene encoding uncharacterized protein LOC104422652 isoform X1: MSDGYSSSKKTDDICEDFCGRQATRAARGMSRLRCLLREIDMKTYLFLFVVIPAGICGLYLHGQKISYFFRPLWESPPKPFHVIPHYYNENVSMETVCKLHGWQIREFPRRVYDAVLFNNEVDILTIRWKELYPYVTQFVLLESNSTFTGLPKRLIFKKNRDKFKFVEPRLIYGTIGGRFKKGENPFVEEAYQRVALDQLIRIAGIGDDDLLIMSDVDEIPSAHTINLLRWCDDIPPKLHLQLRNYLYSFEFFVDNKSWRASVHRYQSGSTRYAHFRQSDDLLSDSGWHCSFCFRRISEFIFKMKAYSHNDRIRFFHYLDPTRIQDVICKGANLFDMFPEEHTFKEIIGKLGPISHSYSAVHLPAYLLNNAEKYKYLLPGNCKRESG, from the exons ATGTCCGATGGATATTCTAGTTCCAAGAAGACTGACGATATCTGCGAAGACTTTTGTGGCCGg CAGGCAACTCGTGCAGCCCGAGGTATGTCAAGACTTCGCTGTCTCCTTCGAGAGATAGATATGAAGACGTACCTATTTCTGTTTGTTGTCATCCCAGCAGGAATTTGCGGCCTGTACTTGCATGGACAGAAGATTTCCTATTTCTTTAGACCCCTATGGGAATCCCCTCCAAAGCCTTTTCATGTAATTCCGCATTACTATAATGAGAACGTGTCGATGGAAACTGTTTGCAAACTTCATGGATGGCAAATCCGTGAGTTCCCGAGGCGGGTCTATGATGCGGTTCTGTTCAACAATGAGGTTGACATCCTGACAATTCGGTGGAAGGAATTGTATCCTTATGTGACACAGTTTGTACTGCTCGAGTCAAACTCAACATTTACTGGACTACCCAAGAGGttgatttttaagaaaaatcgAGACAAGTTTAAGTTTGTTGAGCCTCGGCTGATTTATGGTACAATTGGAGGAAGGTTTAAAAAAGGAGAGAATCCATTTGTTGAAGAGGCTTATCAGAGAGTCGCTCTAGACCAGCTAATTAGGATTGCTGGCATTGGGGATGATGACTTGTTGATTATGTCAGACGTGGACGAGATACCTAGTGCGCACACAATCAATCTTCTCAGGTGGTGTGATGACATCCCACCTAAACTTCATCTGCAGCTGAGGAATTATTTGTACTCTTTTGAGTTCTTTGTAGATAACAAAAGCTGGAGAGCATCAGTCCACAGGTATCAATCTGGCAGTACGAGATATGCGCACTTTAGACAGAGTGATGACTTGTTGTCTGATTCAGGTTGGCATTGTAGCTTCTGCTTTCGCCGCATTAGTGAGTTCATATTCAAGATGAAAGCTTACAGCCACAATGACCGGATCCGATTTTTTCATTATCTAGACCCGACAAGGATTCAGGATGTCATCTGCAAAGGGGCTAATTTATTTGACATGTTTCCTGAAGAACACACGTTTAAAGAGATAATCGGGAAGTTGGGGCCCATCTCTCATTCTTACTCAGCTGTTCATCTTCCTGCCTATTTGTTAAACAATGCAGAGAAGTACAAATATTTGCTGCCAGGGAactgcaagagagagagtggctga
- the LOC104422649 gene encoding serine/threonine-protein kinase STY13, with product MGSGNGFYSVGEFDLEGKWLIDPKHLFIGPKIGEGAHAKVYEGKYKNQTVAVKIVHRGDTPEEVAKREARFAREVAMLSRVQHKNLVKFIGACKDPVMVIVTELLLGGTLRKYLRNMRPNSVDMCVAVGFALDIARAMECLHSHGIIHRDLKPENLILTADLKTVKLADFGLAREESLTEMMTAETGTYRWMAPELYSTVTLRHGEKKHYNNKVDAYSFAIVLWELIHNKLPFEGMSNLQAAYAAAFKNVRPSIDNLPEDLACIVSSCWKEDPNDRPSFSQIIQMLLRYLSTISPPEPVIPQRIFASRNSVLPPESPGTSALMATRENSGDTPSGEMEPRSRSFFFCFNQCY from the exons ATGGGATCTGGGAACGGGTTTTATTCGGTCGGGGAGTTCGATTTGGAGGGGAAGTGGCTGATCGATCCCAAGCACCTGTTCATCGGGCCGAAGATCGGGGAAGGCGCGCACGCCAAGGTCTACGAGGGCAA GTATAAGAACCAGACGGTTGCTGTGAAGATTGTCCACAGGGGCGATACGCCTGAAGAGGTTGCCAAGCGAGAGGCGAGGTTCGCGAGGGAGGTTGCCATGTTGTCCAGAGTCCAGCACAAAAATTTAGTCAAG TTTATTGGAGCTTGTAAGGATCCTGTCATGGTTATAGTCACTGAGCTCCTGCTGGGTGGAACGCTGCGAAAGTACTTGCGCAACATGCGACCCAACTCCGTGGACATGTGTGTGGCGGTTGGTTTTGCACTTGACATTGCCCGCGCAATGGAGTGCTTGCACTCGCATGGGATCATACATCGTGATTTGAAACCCG aGAACTTGATCTTAACTGCAGACCTCAAAACAGTTAAACTTGCGGATTTTGGCTTAGCCAGAGAAGAGTCTCTGACAGAGATGATGACAGCTGAAACTGGAACATATCGATGGATGGCCCCAGAA CTTTATAGCACAGTCACACTGAGACATGGAGAGAAGAAGCATTACAATAACAAGGTGGATGCCTACAGCTTTGCAATTGTATTATGGGAGCTGATTCATAACAAGCTTCCTTTCGAAGGCATGTCTAATCTCCAGGCAGCATATGCAGCTGCTTTTAAG AATGTGCGGCCCAGCATAGATAACCTGCCAGAGGACCTAGCTTGTATCGTATCATCATGTTGGAAAGAGGATCCAAATGATAGGCCCAGCTTTAGTCAGATAATTCAGATGCTCCTTCGCTATCTTTCAACTATTTCCCCGCCGGAGCCAGTTATTCCGCAGCGCATTTTCGCCTCGAGAAATTCTGTCTTACCTCCGGAGTCTCCAGGCACAAGCGCTCTAATGGCTACAAGGGAGAACTCAGGCGACACCCCATCAGGCGAGATGGAGCCCAGGTCGAGgagcttcttcttctgttttaaCCAGTGTTACTGA
- the LOC104422651 gene encoding SUPPRESSOR OF GAMMA RESPONSE 1 isoform X1: MSRSARSWLVDGRSIAKKVKNATLSTSCQIKDCGANRECPNCHFFIDNTDVSPEWPGLPAGVKFDPSDGELLEHLAAKCGIGNSRQHVLIDEFIPTLEWNEGICYTHPENLPGVNKDGRSVHFFHRTMNAYATGQRKRRKIHDQHNLNREDVRWHKTGKTKPVAIDGVHIGWQKIMVLYKSSKKGSKAAKSNWVMHQYHLGADKEEKDGEYVVSKIFLQQPKETEKNNNNNKENNESMDIDYQDVTTLQTNPRTPKPNPLNPHQTEKFGLLDDVAEGDMKSSDQDIFKDIQLEDDELYPEWLAGESQPLEDFDFGYIDGLLFHEEPSRSHSPSNDRGCNLVPPTSLPEINEVVNEVVTDENATYGISELAKLDFDSPPDFLHPELPFGSQEGIFEWLGRI, encoded by the exons ATGTCTCGATCGGCGCG GAGCTGGCTTGTCGatggcagatcaatagcaaagaaagtgaaaaatgcTACCTTGTCCACTTCTTGTCAGATCAAAGACTGTGGTGCAAATCGCGAATGCccaaattgtcatttttttatcGATAACACTGAT GTTTCACCGGAATGGCCTGGCCTTCCTGCTGGAGTAAAATTTGATCCTTCTGATGGTGAGCTCTTGGAGCACTTGGCAGCAAAATGTGGCATTGGAAACTCAAGACAGCACGTGCTGATTGATGAATTTATTCCCACACTTGAGTGGAACGAAGGAATTTGTTATACTCATCCTGAAAATCTTCCTG GTGTCAATAAAGATGGAAGAAGTGTCCATTTCTTTCACAGGACCATGAATGCTTACGCCACTGGACAACGAAAGCGTCGTAAAATTCATGATCAGCATAATCTGAACAGAGAGGATGTTCGCTGGCACAAGACTGGCAAGACCAAACCTGTTGCCATTGATGGAGTTCATATCGGATGGCAGAAAATAATGGTTCtttacaaaagttcaaagaaggGGTCAAAGGCTGCTAAATCCAATTGGGTGATGCATCAATATCATTTGGGCGCAGACAAGGAGGAGAAGGATGGGGAATATGTGGTCTCCAAGATCTTCCTTCAGCAACCCAAGGAGActgaaaagaataataataataataaggagAATAATGAAAGTATGGATATTGATTATCAGGATGTAACGACTCTTCAAACTAATCCAAGGACCCCTAAACCAAATCCTCTCAATCCACATCAAACAGAAAAATTTGGTCTGCTTGATGATGTCGCTGAGGGAGATATGAAGTCATCTGATCAG GATATATTTAAGGATATTCAGCTCGAGGATGATGAGCTGTATCCTGAATGGTTGGCTGGTGAATCTCAGCCTCTGGAAGACTTTGATTTTGGTTACATTGACGGGCTTTTGTTTCACGAAGAGCCTTCCCGGTCTCATTCTCCCTCCAATGATAGAGGATGCAATCTCGTGCCTCCAACATCACTTCCGGAGATAAATGAGGTGGTAAATGAGGTAGTAACCGACGAAAATGCAACCTATGGGATCTCTGAACTTGCGAAACTAGACTTTGATTCTCCACCAGATTTCCTGCATCCT GAGCTGCCATTTGGTTCCCAAGAGGGCATATTTGAATGGTTAGGACGCATATGA
- the LOC104422652 gene encoding uncharacterized protein LOC104422652 isoform X2, which translates to MSDGYSSSKKTDDICEDFCGRATRAARGMSRLRCLLREIDMKTYLFLFVVIPAGICGLYLHGQKISYFFRPLWESPPKPFHVIPHYYNENVSMETVCKLHGWQIREFPRRVYDAVLFNNEVDILTIRWKELYPYVTQFVLLESNSTFTGLPKRLIFKKNRDKFKFVEPRLIYGTIGGRFKKGENPFVEEAYQRVALDQLIRIAGIGDDDLLIMSDVDEIPSAHTINLLRWCDDIPPKLHLQLRNYLYSFEFFVDNKSWRASVHRYQSGSTRYAHFRQSDDLLSDSGWHCSFCFRRISEFIFKMKAYSHNDRIRFFHYLDPTRIQDVICKGANLFDMFPEEHTFKEIIGKLGPISHSYSAVHLPAYLLNNAEKYKYLLPGNCKRESG; encoded by the exons ATGTCCGATGGATATTCTAGTTCCAAGAAGACTGACGATATCTGCGAAGACTTTTGTGGCCGg GCAACTCGTGCAGCCCGAGGTATGTCAAGACTTCGCTGTCTCCTTCGAGAGATAGATATGAAGACGTACCTATTTCTGTTTGTTGTCATCCCAGCAGGAATTTGCGGCCTGTACTTGCATGGACAGAAGATTTCCTATTTCTTTAGACCCCTATGGGAATCCCCTCCAAAGCCTTTTCATGTAATTCCGCATTACTATAATGAGAACGTGTCGATGGAAACTGTTTGCAAACTTCATGGATGGCAAATCCGTGAGTTCCCGAGGCGGGTCTATGATGCGGTTCTGTTCAACAATGAGGTTGACATCCTGACAATTCGGTGGAAGGAATTGTATCCTTATGTGACACAGTTTGTACTGCTCGAGTCAAACTCAACATTTACTGGACTACCCAAGAGGttgatttttaagaaaaatcgAGACAAGTTTAAGTTTGTTGAGCCTCGGCTGATTTATGGTACAATTGGAGGAAGGTTTAAAAAAGGAGAGAATCCATTTGTTGAAGAGGCTTATCAGAGAGTCGCTCTAGACCAGCTAATTAGGATTGCTGGCATTGGGGATGATGACTTGTTGATTATGTCAGACGTGGACGAGATACCTAGTGCGCACACAATCAATCTTCTCAGGTGGTGTGATGACATCCCACCTAAACTTCATCTGCAGCTGAGGAATTATTTGTACTCTTTTGAGTTCTTTGTAGATAACAAAAGCTGGAGAGCATCAGTCCACAGGTATCAATCTGGCAGTACGAGATATGCGCACTTTAGACAGAGTGATGACTTGTTGTCTGATTCAGGTTGGCATTGTAGCTTCTGCTTTCGCCGCATTAGTGAGTTCATATTCAAGATGAAAGCTTACAGCCACAATGACCGGATCCGATTTTTTCATTATCTAGACCCGACAAGGATTCAGGATGTCATCTGCAAAGGGGCTAATTTATTTGACATGTTTCCTGAAGAACACACGTTTAAAGAGATAATCGGGAAGTTGGGGCCCATCTCTCATTCTTACTCAGCTGTTCATCTTCCTGCCTATTTGTTAAACAATGCAGAGAAGTACAAATATTTGCTGCCAGGGAactgcaagagagagagtggctga